CGCCAGGTGCCGCACCGACCAAACCGAACAAGAAGCCGTCGTAAAACATGTTCGGCGGCGACGCTCTCTTCCCCATTTCCCGGACAAAAGGTTCAATGGTTTAGGGAAGTACAAACGGGGCGATTATACCGCCGCAGCCCAATCTCAGGCGATCAGGCGCGCAAGCAAGACAACCACGATTGCACCAATGGCCGCAACGACGATTTCGTTCACCCAGACATTACCAAGATTGAGATTGATGCCGACCAGCTTGAACAGGAAACCGCCGACAAAAGCGCCGATCAGACCGGTGGCCAGATAGCGCACCAGACCG
This genomic interval from Labrenzia sp. VG12 contains the following:
- a CDS encoding GlsB/YeaQ/YmgE family stress response membrane protein, whose protein sequence is MDIKAILVWVAIGILAGWLASIVVGGGGLVRYLATGLIGAFVGGFLFKLVGINLNLGNVWVNEIVVAAIGAIVVVLLARLIA